A single window of Coffea eugenioides isolate CCC68of chromosome 7, Ceug_1.0, whole genome shotgun sequence DNA harbors:
- the LOC113776886 gene encoding putative late blight resistance protein homolog R1A-3, translating to MEFRQLVSKLSKLEKNKRFFNMDIEKLRVRLLNQYVLELPLPDDGDNNTYFIVKGLRNYLKSRARIDQNISYLTEDLLQKVMFSKNLLCIATMQGVDQMQLIDLLTHYTFLVVNAECLRKVYWSIYFEGKVFSDIQFEISQLQRKIELVDPQFRATSVRVMKALLKASKALPKSPLTFAPEKNKYIVEEFVDSLLGALRQILECHATFKVPVQDHMLKLHEGIKFISILLFVKQEEFYALPDKVKDRIGVVIIDLGILICSLSVNEIKRGLAKGTDLAISRLVKELQFVMQEVAQTHPPTSSSLGFPRTNELGSIDFFLENLKEVATSEAGSISFPKDQTQRVQEDVIFLRSFLWKIMKQRKQNVKVQALWDGVMEVAHKAELVIDSIALGDRLECLDVIAGDIKHMKTEALKISRSIRNDNEAQGVTNKSIHLESQFSAPALNEVLVGLDKEVKTITDKLIRGSKQLDIVSIVGMAGLGKTTLANTVYHHPSILRHFHIRAWCTISQVYSKHNLLIQILSSIGSGSPDQYLKEDENDLARMLYQALKRNKYLIILDDVWDIEPWNLLKISFPDDTYGSRLLFTSRFQNLSLQSKHDSEPYHLCHRSDKECLELLQMKIGKENCPPALIKILMQVANKCMGLPHTVVIFAGILSGMEPDCWQEFANSLSSSTSIKTEPLELSYIHLPEYLKPCLLYFGAFREDQDIPVRKLSWLWISVGFVQKTEGKSLEDVAEDYLKDLIGRSLVTVTKQRTLAGAKACRLHDLVYEFCVAKAKEESFFQILHGGNDPSTSTTPCPHRMFIHLSNGEELEKSNLFFPKLRCLLFFRYARWNLLELHDGSLWFPILKLLRVLDIGELRFVGSFPMELLLLVHLRYLAIDLFMESIPSAIDNLSRLQTFLVKGGIGAIALPNTIWKVKTLRHLRITESSLRGFSFPTGDIEDSQDLDHLDTLSLEIDCSGESLEKILKKLPSIRRLKCVGGKYPGNPSGIVNLDSLSQLQSLKLYRFFKCKFEFPMNLKKLTLSHNDQPWSEISTIGKLPNLEVLKLGYRSFEGKKWEMQEEEFPNLRFLELSNLNIRSWTANSDNFPHLEKLVLFQCQQLEEVHSCLGESSTIEMIEVQFGRKSLVSSVEKIQQEQKDAGNEDLKIVVGATLDKELRSEREREEFLSSHMIRTNEPFMSRVGFHSFDWSFL from the coding sequence ATGGAATTCCGTCAGTTGGTTTCAAAGCTCAGCAAATTGGAGAAAAATAAGAGGTTCTTCAATATGGATATTGAGAAATTGCGTGTGAGATTGTTAAACCAATACGTACTGGAATTGCCACTGCCTGATGATGGAGACAACAACACTTATTTCATCGTCAAGGGCCTCAGGAATTATCTTAAATCGAGAGCAAGAATTGATCAAAATATCAGTTACCTAACCGAAGACCTTCTCCAGAAGGTAATGTTCTCAAAAAATCTACTTTGCATTGCTACAATGCAAGGTGTTGACCAGATGCAGCTGATAGATCTCTTGACTCACTATACATTCCTGGTCGTCAATGCCGAATGCCTGAGAAAAGTATATTGGTCTATTTATTTTGAAGGAAAGGTGTTCAGTGACATCCAATTTGAAATTTCTCAACTGCAACGCAAGATTGAGCTTGTTGATCCCCAATTTCGTGCAACTTCTGTGCGCGTCATGAAAGCTTTACTGAAAGCTTCAAAAGCACTACCAAAGTCACCACTCACTTTTGCTCCTGAGAAGAACAAGTATATAGTGGAAGAATTTGTTGATTCTCTCCTTGGTGCTCTTAGACAGATACTAGAATGTCATGCCACTTTTAAAGTTCCTGTGCAGGATCATATGCTGAAACTCCATGAGGGAATAAAATTCATCAGTATCCTTCTCTTTGTGAAGCAAGAGGAGTTCTATGCGCTACCTGACAAAGTGAAGGATCGTATTGGAGTTGTGATCATTGATTTAGGAATTTTAATTTGCTCCCTTTCAGTGAATGAAATCAAACGTGGCTTGGCTAAGGGAACAGATCTTGCAATTTCTCGTTTGGTGAAAGAGCTCCAATTTGTGATGCAAGAAGTTGCACAAACTCATCCACCAACATCATCGTCACTTGGTTTCCCCAGGACCAACGAGTTGGGTTCCATTGATTTCTTCTTAGAAAATCTCAAGGAAGTAGCAACGTCTGAGGCTGGTTCAATTTCTTTCCCAAAGGATCAAACCCAAAGAGTCCAAGAAGATGTTATATTTTTAAGATCTTTCCTATGGAAAATTATGAAGCAGCGCAAACAGAACGTAAAAGTACAAGCTCTTTGGGATGGTGTTATGGAGGTGGCCCACAAGGCAGAGTTAGTCATCGACTCCATTGCACTTGGGGATAGACTTGAATGTTTAGATGTCATTGCAGGAGATATCAAGCATATGAAGACCGAGGCTCTTAAAATCTCTCGCAGCATCAGGAATGACAACGAAGCTCAAGGAGTTACAAACAAATCTATTCACTTAGAATCACAATTCAGTGCGCCAGCACTGAATGAAGTTCTGGTGGGTCTTGATAAAGAGGTAAAGACAATTACTGATAAACTTATTAGGGGTTCAAAGCAGCTGGATATTGTTTCAATTGTGGGTATGGCTGGACTTGGTAAGACAACATTAGCCAACACTGTTTACCACCATCCTTCAATTTTACGCCACTTCCATATTCGTGCTTGGTGTACTATTTCTCAAGTATATAGCAAGCACAATTTGTTAATTCAGATTTTATCTAGTATTGGTAGTGGGAGTCCTGACCAATATCTGAAGGAGGACGAAAATGATTTGGCTAGAATGCTGTACCAGGCTTTGAAGAGGAATAAGTATCTCATCATTTTGGATGATGTGTGGGACATTGAGCCATGGAATTTGttaaaaatatcatttccaGATGATACCTATGGAAGCAGGCTTCTCTTCACCAGTAGGTTTCAGAATTTGTCTTTGCAATCTAAACATGATAGCGAGCCTTACCATCTCTGCCATCGTAGTGATAAAGAGTGTCTTGAATTGCTTCAGATGAAGATTGGCAAAGAAAATTGTCCTCCAGCGCTAATCAAAATTTTAATGCAAGTGGCAAATAAGTGCATGGGGCTCCCTCACACAGTTGTCATATTTGCTGGAATTCTTTCAGGAATGGAGCCAGATTGCTGGCAAGAATTTGCAAACAGCCTTAGTTCTAGCACTTCAATTAAGACTGAACCATTGGAGCTGAGTTACATTCATTTACCCGAATATTTGAAGCCATGCCTTCTTTACTTCGGTGCATTTCGAGAAGACCAAGACATTCCTGTCCGAAAGTTGTCATGGCTTTGGATCTCTGTAGGATTTGTCCAAAAGACAGAAGGAAAGAGCTTAGAGGACGTGGCAGAAGACTACTTGAAGGATTTGATTGGTAGAAGTTTAGTAACGGTTACCAAACAAAGAACTCTAGCTGGTGCCAAGGCTTGCCGACTTCATGATTTGGTTTATGAGTTTTGTGTGGCAAAGGCCAAAGAAGAAAGTTTCTTTCAGATTTTACATGGGGGTAATGACCCTTCTACTTCTACTACGCCCTGCCCCCACCGAATGTTTATACACTTGAGCAACGGAGAGGAGCTTGAGAAGTCAAACCTATTCTTTCCCAAATTACGTTGCTTGCTCTTCTTTCGTTATGCTCGTTGGAATTTACTAGAGCTTCATGATGGTTCCCTTTGGTTTCCGATATTAAAACTTCTTAGAGTTTTAGATATTGGGGAACTACGTTTTGTTGGCAGTTTTCCAATGGAATTATTGTTGCTTGTTCACTTAAGATACTTGGCAATTGACTTGTTTATGGAATCCATCCCCTCTGCAATAGACAACCTCTCAAGACTACAGACATTTCTTGTAAAAGGAGGTATTGGTGCTATTGCCCTGCCAAATACTATCTGGAAAGTCAAGACATTGAGACATCTAAGGATAACAGAGTCCTCGTTGCGTGGTTTTAGTTTTCCCACTGGTGATATTGAAGACTCCCAGGATCTAGATCATTTAGACACTCTTAGCCTTGAAATTGACTGCTCTGGTGAAAGTCTGGAAAAGATACTGAAAAAGTTACCAAGCATCCGCAGACTAAAATGCGTGGGAGGAAAATATCCTGGAAATCCTAGTGGGATTGTCAATCTGGACAGTTTGAGTCAACTACAATCACTTAAGCTGTATCGATTCTTCAAGTGCAAGTTTGAATTCccaatgaatttgaaaaagctGACTCTCTCACACAATGATCAGCCATGGAGTgaaatttcaacaattggaaagCTGCCCAACCttgaagtgcttaaattagGCTACAGATCATTCGAGGGGAAAAAATGGGAAATGCAAGAAGAGGAGTTCCCGAACCTCAGATTCTTGGAATTGTCAAACTTGAATATTCGCAGTTGGACTGCCAATTCTGATAATTTTCCACATCTTGAGAAATTGGTTTTGTTTCAATGTCAACAACTGGAAGAGGTCCATTCCTGTTTAGGGGAAAGTTCTACCATTGAAATGATTGAGGTGCAATTTGGTCGCAAGTCTCTTGTAAGTTCTGTAGAAAAAATTCAGCAAGAACAGAAGGACGCGGGAAACGAGGATCTAAAGATCGTTGTCGGAGCCACGTTGGATAAAGAGCTAAGATCAGAACGTGAGAGGGAGGAGTTCCTCTCATCACATATGATCAGAACAAATGAACCATTCATGTCCAGAGTTGGATTCCACTCATTTGATTGGTCTTTCTTGTAG
- the LOC113776887 gene encoding putative late blight resistance protein homolog R1A-3 encodes MASSSSRTSVFDAILEIGLQFDDEFGMDLRRQFWKLKEDVRVLLPFDLYVTNCRRKQEMCWERDLEEKGNTKSDSLRLSTILSKIQDLEEMSAVFTYIQSGAPNLNDITTELTRFKENIRLFFETEIRPSCIISLLHHYSLGDPRLDTNLTDSILNNLELLTCLNYGFDNALPIVMRTLQAKLLFLQSLICFATVQGVEGKGLIDLLIHAEVVAVKAARLISICWFDRKDKQMPKEMEFQISRLIRKEIDPVDPQVQETYIHVLTASKLPRSSHTLVLENNKHLLANFIGHLLYNVMELLEHFPSFSVPVKDRMLILHEGVRFLSVLFRQQQEKFDGLHDQMKNLIGFVACDAGIVILSLSATEMMKEGLAKETDLALYHLVKVLKFITTEFAQIYPSSSQSFPWTNELGYFDFLLESLQELSNSEADSIHFPKDHIHKVQEDLIFLRSCLKNIVGQRNQNQKLQALWDRGMEVAYKAKLLVNSIVSRNKPECLDTLAGDIELIRIEAHGIFASHSNGTDAQRVTNNSAHTSSKLSGPALNEATVGLHEAVKTITCRLTGGLKQLDIISIVGMAGLGKTTLANTVYDHMQNSVSRHFHIHAWCTVSQAYSKHNLLAQILCSIHRGSPGEYLNKDEDELAEELRKVLLRNRYLIVLDDLWDIEAWNLLERSFPNDANGSRILLTSRIHSLPLQLKHASEPYHLRQLTDKDSWALLQNKLFGKESCPPTLNEVGFQIAKNCKGLPLTIVLVAGILATTEQDCWKEVAQTLCSSTIVETEQCKRTLELSYSNLPGHLRPCLLYFGAFPEDADVPVRKLIWLWSSEGFLQKTEGKILEDMVDEYLTDLVQRSLVMVTRQRSIGGAKACRIHDLIHEFCVEKAKEESFLQISHGENDLFTLTGLHNLHRLCIYNSKPEKLKKLKVFFPTLRSLHFSAKWKVVPYFPTGVLLFKLLRVLDLGRFDFTYEFPMEVVLLVHLRYLAIRSVKSVPSDIANLSSLETFFLIQSWDDVVLPNTIWNIQTLRHLFIKSSRCGFRFPADSLAGSPDLKHLETLSLAIDSSSQSLQKILTKLPSIRRLKCVSYIENYSSSRNWILVLDGLSRLESLKVRNLAPLEIKFPLYLKKLTLSCTRMPWTEISTIGELSSLEVLKLRHEAFVGEKWEMKAGEFLNLRFLELTKLDLRSWTATSDNFSRLEKLVVQDCYVLEEVPFCLGECSNLEMIELAWCCKSAVTSVKQIQQEQMDAGNDDLRVILEDNWDFPILQKRG; translated from the coding sequence ATGGCCTCCAGTAGTAGCCGCACTAGTGTCTTTGATGCTATTTTAGAGATAGGGCTCCAGTTCGATGATGAATTCGGGATGGACTTGCGTCGTCAATTTTGGAAGCTGAAGGAGGACGTACGCGTATTGCTACCCTTTGATCTGTATGTTACAAACTGCAGGAGGAAGCAGGAAATGTGTTGGGAACGCGATCTGGAGGAGAAGGGCAATACTAAGTCCGACAGTTTGAGACTCAGTACTATTTTGTCGAAGATTCAAGATCTGGAGGAAATGTCTGCTGTTTTTACATATATTCAGTCCGGTGCACCAAATCTTAATGACATCACAACTGAGCTCACCAGATTTAAGGAAAATATCAGGTTGTTTTTTGAGACAGAAATCCGACCATCGTGCATCATCAGTTTGTTGCACCACTACTCACTGGGAGATCCACGACTGGATACAAATTTGACTGACTCCATTTTAAATAATCTGGAGTTGCTTACCTGCTTGAATTACGGATTTGACAATGCTCTGCCTATTGTAATGAGAACCCTTCAAGCGAAGCTATTGTTCTTGCAGAGTTTAATTTGCTTTGCCACAGTGCAAGGTGTTGAGGGTAAGGGATTGATCGATCTGTTGATCCACGCTGAAGTTGTCGCTGTCAAAGCTGCACGCCTGATTTCTATATGTTGGTTTGATAGAAAAGACAAACAAATGCCCAAGGAAATGGAATTTCAAATTTCTCGACTGATACGCAAGGAGATTGATCCCGTTGATCCCCAAGTGCAAGAAACTTATATCCATGTCCTGACAGCTTCAAAGTTACCAAGATCGTCACACACTTTAGTGCTGGAGAATAACAAACATCTATTGGCCAACTTTATTGGCCATCTCCTGTATAATGTTATGGAGCTACTAGAACATTTTCCCAGTTTCTCGGTACCCGTGAAGGATCGAATGCTAATACTCCACGAGGGAGTAAGGTTCCTGAGTGTCCTCTTCCGGCAACAGCAAGAGAAATTCGACGGGCTACACGATCAAATGAAGAATCTTATTGGATTTGTGGCCTGTGATGCAGGAATTGTGATTTTATCCCTTTCAGCAACTGAAATGATGAAAGAAGGTTTGGCCAAGGAAACAGATCTGGCGCTTTATCATTTGGTCAAAGTGCTCAAGTTTATTACGACAGAATTTGCACAAATTTATCCGTCATCATCACAAAGCTTTCCTTGGACCAATGAGTTGGGCTACTTTGATTTCCTCCTAGAAAGTCTCCAGGAACTATCGAATTCTGAAGCTGATTCAATTCATTTCCCAAAGGATCATATCCACAAAGTGCAAGAGGATCTTATATTCTTAAGATCTTGCCTCAAGAATATTGTCGGGCAGCGCAACCAGAACCAAAAACTCCAAGCTCTTTGGGATCGTGGTATGGAGGTGGCCTATAAGGCAAAGTTACTCGTCAACTCTATTGTATCTCGGAATAAACCTGAATGTTTGGATACCCTAGCTGGAGATATAGAGCTGATTAGGATTGAGGCCCATGGAATCTTTGCCAGCCACAGCAATGGCACTGATGCTCAGAGAGTTACCAACAATTCAGCTCATACGTCATCAAAACTCAGTGGCCCAGCATTGAATGAAGCTACGGTGGGGCTTCATGAAGCGGTGAAGACAATCACCTGTAGACTTACCGGAGGTTTAAAGCAGCTGGATATTATTTCAATTGTTGGGATGGCAGGACTTGGTAAGACAACATTAGCAAACACAGTTTACGACCATATGCAAAATTCAGTTTCTCGCCACTTTCATATTCATGCTTGGTGTACTGTTTCTCAAGCATACAGCAAGCACAATTTGTTAGCCCAGATTTTGTGCAGTATTCATCGTGGTAGTCCTGGCGAATATCTTAACAAAGATGAAGATGAATTGGCTGAAGAGCTAAGGAAGGTTTTGTTGAGAAATAGGTATCTCATAGTTTTGGATGACTTATGGGACATTGAGGCATGGAATTTGTTGGAGAGATCATTTCCAAATGATGCAAACGGAAGCAGGATTCTCTTAACCAGTAGAATTCACAGTTTGCCATTGCAATTAAAACATGCTAGTGAACCTTACCATCTTCGCCAACTTACTGACAAAGACAGTTGGGCATTGCTGCAAAATAAGCTATTTGGCAAAGAAAGTTGTCCTCCAACACTGAATGAAGTTGGATTCcaaattgcaaaaaattgtAAGGGACTACCTCTTACAATTGTCCTTGTTGCTGGAATTCTTGCAACTACCGAGCAAGATTGCTGGAAAGAAGTTGCACAAACTCTATGTTCTAGCACCATTGTTGAGACTGAACAATGCAAGAGGACACTGGAGTTGAGTTACAGTAATTTACCAGGTCATCTGAGACCATGCCTTCTTTACTTTGGAGCATTCCCGGAAGATGCAGACGTCCCTGTCCGAAAAttgatctggctttggagctcTGAAGGATTTCTGCAAAAGACTGAAGGAAAAATCTTAGAGGATATGGTCGATGAGTACTTGACCGATCTGGTCCAAAGAAGTTTAGTTATGGTCACCCGACAAAGATCTATAGGTGGTGCCAAAGCTTGCCGAATTCATGATTTGATACATGAGTTTTGTGTGGAAAAAGCCAAAGAAGAAAGTTTTCTACAGATTTCTCATGGGGAAAATGATCTTTTTACTCTGACTGGACTGCACAACCTTCACCGACTATGTATTTACAATTCCAAGCCAGAGAAGCTTAAGAAGTTAAAGGTATTCTTTCCCACTTTACGTTCTTTGCACTTCTCTGCTAAGTGGAAAGTGGTGCCTTATTTTCCAACTGGGGTTCTGTTATTTAAACTTCTTAGAGTGTTGGATTTGGGACGGTTTGATTTTACCTATGAATTTCCGATGGAAGTGGTATTGCTTGTTCACTTGAGATACTTGGCGATTCGGAGCGTTAAATCCGTGCCATCTGACATAGCTAACCTCTCAAGTTTAGAAACTTTCTTCTTGATACAAAGCTGGGATGATGTTGTGCTACCGAACACTATCTGGAACATTCAGACATTGAGGCATCTATTCATTAAAAGTTCCCGGTGTGGTTTTCGTTTTCCTGCTGACAGTCTTGCGGGCTCCCCGGATTTAAAACATTTGGAGACTTTAAGCCTTGCAATTGATTCCTCTTCTCAAAGCTTGCAGAAGATATTGACAAAGTTACCAAGCATCCGCAGGCTAAAATGCGTGTCTTACATTGAGAATTATAGTTCTTCCAGAAACTGGATTCTCGTGCTGGATGGTCTGAGTCGACTAGAGTCACTTAAAGTGAGAAATCTTGCTCCGTTGGAAATTAAATTCCCACTTTATTTGAAAAAGTTGACTCTCTCATGTACTCGTATGCCATGGACTGAAATTTCAACGATTGGAGAGCTGTCCAGTCTTGAAGTGCTTAAATTACGGCATGAAGCCTTTGTAGGGGAAAAATGGGAAATGAAAGCAGGGGAGTTCCTTAACCTCCGATTCTTGGAATTGACAAAATTGGACCTCCGAAGTTGGACTGCCACTTCTGACAATTTTTCCCGTCTTGAGAAGTTAGTTGTCCAAGACTGCTATGTACTGGAAGAGGTCCCTTTTTGTTTAGGGGAATGTTCAAATCTTGAAATGATAGAGCTCGCATGGTGCTGTAAGTCTGCTGTGACTTCTGTAAAGCAAATTCAACAAGAACAGATGGATGCAGGAAATGATGATCTAAGGGTCATTCTTGAAGATAATTGGGACTTTCCGATTCTTCAGAAGCGTGGTTGA